The proteins below are encoded in one region of Mycolicibacterium neworleansense:
- a CDS encoding maleylpyruvate isomerase family mycothiol-dependent enzyme produces the protein MSARELLRANDARFISVAETLTAEQWSAPSLCSEWTNHEVLAHLVIGYSCGIGTFVSHMYRCGGFDPANAALAREHAATRGPGELLAELRNHMDRPIGLGRYFPARLLIGDHVTHELDILYALDLEPRIPIEVLVAVLNTQVSFPNPFVPAYRNSRGLRLVAADADWCHGDGDQLVEGRAAELVSALGNRAAMLPRLRGPGAPTLAERVLSPRTGG, from the coding sequence GTGTCCGCGCGTGAACTGCTGCGGGCCAACGACGCCCGGTTCATTTCGGTCGCCGAGACGTTGACGGCCGAGCAGTGGTCGGCCCCCAGCTTGTGCTCGGAGTGGACCAACCACGAGGTACTCGCCCACCTCGTGATCGGCTACAGCTGCGGCATCGGCACCTTCGTCTCGCACATGTATCGCTGCGGCGGATTCGACCCCGCCAATGCCGCCCTGGCCCGGGAACACGCCGCCACCCGCGGCCCGGGGGAGCTGCTGGCGGAATTGCGCAACCACATGGACCGCCCGATCGGCCTCGGCCGGTACTTTCCGGCCCGCCTGCTGATCGGTGACCATGTCACCCACGAGCTCGACATCCTCTACGCCCTGGACCTGGAACCACGAATACCCATCGAGGTTCTCGTCGCGGTGCTCAACACACAAGTGAGCTTTCCCAACCCGTTCGTGCCGGCCTACCGCAACAGCCGCGGGCTACGGCTGGTGGCCGCCGACGCCGACTGGTGCCACGGTGACGGCGATCAGCTCGTCGAGGGCCGCGCGGCCGAACTGGTCTCGGCACTGGGCAACCGGGCAGCCATGCTTCCACGGCTGCGCGGGCCGGGCGCACCGACGCTCGCGGAGCGGGTACTCAGCCCCCGTACGGGCGGGTGA
- a CDS encoding TetR/AcrR family transcriptional regulator C-terminal domain-containing protein: MRARFTVDEIASAALRIVDESGPSALSMRALATALGTGPMTMYNYVADKEALEELVVAAVVAQIVVPQVSDDWQHDVHAIATAMWLGVRAHPAAIPLVLIRRMSSATGFAIADALVAALGRAGLSDTDRLSGFHAVMGLVTGCAQAVLAGPLTGGAPEAATRIGSVAGGEYPHIEALSRVAAATSVDDDFDGGLRMLIDGIAMRGRRRQR; encoded by the coding sequence ATGCGCGCACGTTTCACGGTCGACGAAATCGCCTCAGCCGCACTACGAATCGTCGATGAATCCGGCCCCTCGGCGTTGAGCATGCGGGCGCTGGCCACCGCACTGGGCACCGGGCCCATGACGATGTACAACTACGTCGCCGACAAGGAGGCGCTGGAGGAGCTTGTCGTCGCCGCCGTGGTAGCCCAGATCGTCGTGCCGCAGGTCAGCGACGACTGGCAGCACGACGTGCACGCGATCGCGACCGCGATGTGGCTCGGCGTGCGCGCGCATCCGGCCGCCATCCCCCTCGTCCTGATCCGGCGGATGTCCTCGGCGACCGGCTTCGCCATCGCCGACGCACTGGTGGCGGCCCTGGGCCGCGCCGGGCTGTCCGACACCGATCGCCTGTCGGGGTTCCACGCCGTGATGGGATTGGTCACCGGCTGCGCTCAGGCCGTACTCGCCGGCCCATTGACGGGCGGCGCGCCGGAGGCCGCGACCCGGATCGGCTCGGTGGCCGGCGGCGAATACCCGCACATCGAAGCGCTGTCCCGGGTGGCGGCAGCGACGTCGGTCGACGACGATTTCGACGGGGGTCTGCGGATGCTGATCGACGGCATCGCGATGCGGGGCCGTCGACGTCAGCGGTGA
- a CDS encoding VOC family protein, whose product MAITFNHTIVAAKDRRTSAEFFTELFGLPGPQEFGPFLAVTLNHGVNLDYAQVGAGEEVRPQHYAFLVSEDEFDAIYGKIRDRGMQHWADPHGQHPGEINHNDGGRGVYFQDPSGHYLEIITRPYGG is encoded by the coding sequence ATGGCAATCACCTTCAACCACACCATTGTCGCCGCCAAGGATCGGCGGACCTCGGCCGAGTTCTTCACCGAGTTGTTCGGCCTGCCCGGCCCGCAGGAATTCGGGCCGTTTCTCGCCGTGACGCTCAATCATGGGGTCAACCTCGACTACGCCCAGGTCGGCGCCGGCGAGGAAGTCCGGCCCCAGCACTACGCATTCCTGGTGTCCGAGGACGAGTTTGACGCCATCTACGGCAAGATCCGCGACCGCGGCATGCAGCACTGGGCGGATCCACATGGTCAGCACCCGGGCGAGATCAACCACAACGACGGTGGCCGCGGGGTGTATTTCCAGGACCCGTCAGGGCATTACCTGGAGATCATCACCCGCCCGTACGGGGGCTGA
- a CDS encoding 3'(2'),5'-bisphosphate nucleotidase CysQ: MNDHELAARLATRAGELLLDVRADFADASPADRKAAGDKQSHDFLMAELARLVPGDSVLSEEATADERSDPARLSAERVWIVDPLDGTREFSELGRDDWAVHVALWSAGELFAGAVALPAQNTTLSTPEVAAPRAFDGPPRVVVSRTRPPAVALAVQEALEGTLVEMGSAGAKVAAVIRGIADVYVHAGGQYEWDSAAPVAVARAAGLHTSRIDGSRLVYNSADPTLPDLIVCRPELAERVLAVTAG, translated from the coding sequence GTGAACGATCACGAACTGGCCGCCCGGCTGGCCACCAGGGCCGGGGAACTGCTGCTCGATGTCCGCGCCGACTTCGCCGACGCATCACCCGCCGATCGAAAGGCAGCCGGGGACAAGCAGTCCCACGACTTCCTGATGGCCGAGTTGGCCAGGCTGGTTCCCGGTGACTCGGTGCTGTCCGAGGAGGCCACGGCCGACGAGCGGTCGGACCCGGCACGGCTGAGTGCCGAACGGGTCTGGATCGTCGACCCGCTCGACGGCACCCGCGAGTTCTCCGAACTCGGCCGCGACGACTGGGCCGTGCACGTCGCGCTGTGGAGTGCGGGTGAACTCTTCGCGGGAGCGGTCGCGTTGCCCGCCCAGAACACCACGCTGTCCACCCCCGAGGTAGCCGCACCGCGTGCCTTCGACGGCCCGCCCCGGGTCGTGGTGTCGCGTACCCGCCCGCCCGCGGTCGCGCTGGCCGTGCAGGAGGCACTCGAGGGAACGCTGGTGGAAATGGGTTCGGCCGGGGCCAAAGTCGCCGCGGTGATCCGGGGGATTGCCGACGTGTACGTGCACGCCGGCGGTCAGTACGAGTGGGATTCGGCCGCGCCCGTCGCGGTGGCCCGCGCGGCCGGCCTGCACACCTCGCGCATCGACGGCTCCCGGTTGGTCTACAACTCTGCCGATCCCACGCTGCCCGACCTGATCGTGTGCCGGCCCGAGCTGGCCGAGCGGGTTTTGGCCGTCACTGCGGGTTAG
- a CDS encoding cysteine hydrolase family protein, protein MTRPTLRELASLPAAPARLADSTLVLIDCQNTYTQGIMELEGVQAALEQTAQLLDRARTAGIPIIHIQHSDGPGSLYDIEGESGAIVASVAPRAGEPVVVKQFPNSFVQTDLDDRLKGLDASNLVLAGFMTHMCVNSTARGAFNLGYAPTVVAAATATRTLAGPDSAPVPAAVMQSASLAAMADLFAVVVPDAAAVPD, encoded by the coding sequence ATGACCCGCCCTACCTTGCGCGAACTGGCCAGCCTGCCGGCCGCACCGGCCCGCCTCGCAGATTCCACCCTGGTGCTGATCGACTGCCAGAACACCTACACCCAGGGAATCATGGAGCTCGAAGGGGTCCAGGCCGCGTTGGAGCAGACCGCGCAACTGCTCGACCGGGCCCGCACCGCGGGCATCCCGATCATCCACATCCAGCATTCCGACGGTCCGGGTTCGCTCTACGACATCGAGGGGGAAAGCGGTGCGATCGTCGCATCGGTGGCTCCGCGTGCGGGAGAACCGGTGGTGGTCAAGCAGTTCCCCAACTCATTCGTGCAGACCGACCTCGACGACCGCCTGAAGGGACTCGACGCGTCGAACCTGGTGCTGGCCGGCTTCATGACGCACATGTGCGTGAACTCCACCGCGCGCGGTGCTTTCAACCTCGGCTATGCCCCGACCGTGGTGGCCGCTGCCACCGCCACCCGCACGCTGGCCGGCCCGGACAGTGCGCCGGTGCCCGCTGCGGTCATGCAGTCGGCGAGCCTGGCCGCCATGGCCGATCTGTTCGCCGTCGTCGTCCCGGACGCCGCAGCCGTCCCGGACTGA
- a CDS encoding Rrf2 family transcriptional regulator, translating into MRMSAKAEYAVRAMVQLATVGDGELVKTDDLAKAQGIPAQFLVDILTALRTDRLVRSHRGRDGGYELARPAGEISIADVLRCIDGPLASVRDIGLGDLPYSGPTAALTDVWRALRASMRSVLEETSLADVAAGSLPGHVDTLANAYRDQEHERGHR; encoded by the coding sequence ATGCGGATGTCGGCGAAGGCGGAGTATGCCGTCCGAGCCATGGTCCAGCTCGCGACGGTCGGAGATGGCGAGCTGGTCAAGACCGATGACCTGGCCAAGGCGCAGGGCATCCCGGCGCAGTTCCTCGTCGACATCCTCACCGCCCTGCGGACCGACCGGCTGGTGCGCAGTCATCGCGGCCGCGACGGCGGCTACGAGCTGGCCCGCCCGGCCGGTGAGATCAGCATCGCCGACGTGCTGCGCTGCATCGACGGGCCCCTGGCCAGTGTGCGTGACATCGGTCTGGGCGATCTGCCGTACTCCGGCCCGACGGCGGCGCTGACCGACGTCTGGCGTGCGCTGCGGGCCAGCATGCGCTCGGTTCTGGAGGAGACCAGCCTGGCCGATGTGGCGGCCGGCTCGCTGCCCGGTCACGTCGACACGCTGGCCAACGCCTACCGCGATCAGGAACACGAGCGCGGTCACCGCTGA
- the cysN gene encoding sulfate adenylyltransferase subunit CysN → MIGSPRPEWKIASERVISDERLREEERAQLMSTLLRIATAGSVDDGKSTLIGRLLYDSKAVMEDQLAAVERTSKERGNDYTDLALVTDGLRAEREQGITIDVAYRYFATAKRKFIIADTPGHIQYTRNMVTGASTAQLVIVLVDARHGLLEQSRRHAFLASLLGIQHIVLAVNKMDLIDWDQERFEAIRDEFHAFAARLDVHDVTTIPMSALNGDNVVTKSDVTPWYEGPSLLSHLEDVYIAGDRNLVDVRFPVQYVIRPQTHEHADHRSYAGTVASGVLRPGDDVIVLPAGKPTRITQIDGPSGVVEEAFPPMAVSISLSDDIDISRGDMIARPNNQPRVTQDFDATVCWMADDASLEPGREYLVKHTTRTTRAKITGLDYRLDVNTLHRDKSASALKLNELGRISLRTQAPLLLDEYSRNAATGSFILIDPNTNGTVGAGMVLRDTRNEAASPNAVRHESLVTPGDRLSRGRTIWFTGLSGSGKSSVAMLVEQKLLEKGVPAYVLDGDNLRHGLNADLGFSMADRAENLRRLAHVAALLADSGQIVLVPAISPLEEHRELARKVANEGGVDFYEVFCDTPLEDCERRDPKGLYAKARAGEITHFTGIDSPYQRPKNPDLRLTPDHSTAELADMVIELLELPS, encoded by the coding sequence ATGATCGGATCTCCGAGGCCGGAATGGAAGATCGCAAGCGAGAGGGTTATTTCTGATGAGCGCTTGCGCGAAGAAGAGAGAGCACAGCTGATGAGCACGTTGTTACGCATCGCCACCGCGGGATCCGTCGACGACGGTAAATCCACGCTGATCGGCCGGCTGCTGTACGACTCGAAGGCTGTGATGGAGGACCAGCTGGCCGCGGTCGAGCGGACCTCCAAGGAACGTGGCAACGACTACACCGATCTGGCGCTGGTGACCGACGGCCTGCGGGCCGAGCGGGAACAGGGCATCACCATCGATGTCGCTTACCGCTACTTCGCCACGGCCAAGCGGAAATTCATCATCGCCGACACCCCGGGGCACATCCAGTACACCCGCAACATGGTGACCGGGGCCTCCACCGCACAGCTGGTCATCGTGCTGGTCGATGCGCGGCACGGCCTGCTCGAGCAGTCCCGCAGGCACGCGTTCCTGGCTTCGCTGCTGGGCATCCAGCACATTGTGCTGGCTGTGAACAAGATGGACCTGATCGACTGGGATCAGGAGCGTTTCGAGGCGATCCGCGACGAGTTCCACGCGTTCGCCGCCCGGTTGGACGTGCACGACGTGACCACGATCCCGATGTCGGCGCTCAACGGCGACAACGTGGTGACCAAATCCGACGTCACGCCCTGGTACGAGGGGCCGTCGCTGCTGAGCCACCTCGAAGACGTCTACATCGCCGGTGACCGCAACCTGGTCGACGTGCGTTTCCCGGTGCAGTACGTGATCCGTCCGCAGACCCACGAACACGCCGACCACCGCAGCTACGCCGGGACCGTCGCCAGCGGCGTGCTGCGTCCCGGTGACGACGTGATCGTGCTGCCGGCCGGAAAGCCCACGCGCATCACCCAGATCGACGGACCCAGCGGTGTCGTCGAGGAGGCGTTCCCTCCGATGGCGGTGTCGATCAGCCTGTCCGACGACATCGACATCTCGCGCGGTGACATGATCGCCCGGCCCAACAACCAGCCCCGCGTCACCCAGGACTTCGACGCCACGGTGTGCTGGATGGCCGACGACGCGTCCCTGGAGCCCGGACGCGAATACCTGGTCAAGCACACCACCCGGACCACCCGGGCCAAGATCACCGGCCTGGACTACCGCCTCGACGTCAACACCCTGCACCGGGACAAGTCCGCGAGCGCGCTCAAACTCAATGAGCTGGGCCGTATCTCGCTGCGTACCCAAGCGCCGTTGCTGCTCGACGAGTACAGCCGCAACGCGGCCACCGGATCGTTCATCCTGATCGACCCCAACACCAACGGCACCGTCGGCGCCGGCATGGTGCTGCGCGACACCCGCAACGAGGCCGCGAGCCCCAATGCGGTGCGGCACGAGTCGCTGGTCACCCCGGGGGACCGGCTCAGCCGCGGGCGCACGATCTGGTTCACCGGCTTGTCGGGGTCGGGCAAGTCCTCGGTGGCGATGCTGGTCGAGCAGAAGCTGCTCGAAAAGGGCGTGCCGGCATACGTTCTGGACGGCGACAACCTGCGCCACGGCCTCAACGCCGACCTCGGCTTCTCGATGGCCGACCGGGCTGAGAACCTGCGTCGGCTGGCCCACGTCGCCGCACTGCTGGCCGACTCCGGCCAGATCGTCCTGGTGCCCGCGATCAGCCCGCTGGAGGAGCACCGTGAGCTGGCGCGCAAGGTGGCCAACGAGGGTGGCGTCGACTTCTACGAGGTGTTCTGCGACACCCCGCTGGAAGACTGCGAACGCCGGGATCCCAAGGGGCTCTACGCCAAGGCGCGTGCCGGTGAGATCACCCACTTCACCGGCATCGACAGTCCATACCAGCGGCCGAAGAACCCCGATCTGCGCCTCACGCCGGATCACAGCACCGCTGAACTGGCCGACATGGTGATCGAGCTGCTGGAATTACCGTCGTGA
- a CDS encoding alpha/beta hydrolase, with product MTRTVPTTRSDFTSGAQRCAAWLTLPTGPGPHPAVVLAHGLGATHEMMLPQYEQHFAAAGIATLAFDYLHTGASEGAPRQRFSIRRQCRDVHAALNHVRAHPAVDAGRIGLWGTSLGGMNAVRVAAERNDIAAAVVQCPIVHGPAAARSLGLPGTLRMAPAIGADALRALARRGRHYVPIVGPPGGKAMVTAPDAESGWNSTVPPGGSFDNRIAAADMTGVVIASALRHARRISAPLLVCVCDRENLMDPRYAALVAARAPLGVARHYDSDHFAIYHPPLVSRVLADQTAFLREHLGVRA from the coding sequence ATGACGCGCACCGTCCCCACTACCCGCTCGGATTTCACCTCAGGCGCGCAGCGGTGCGCTGCCTGGCTGACCCTGCCCACCGGGCCTGGGCCGCACCCGGCCGTGGTGCTGGCCCACGGTCTGGGGGCCACCCACGAGATGATGCTCCCGCAGTACGAACAGCACTTCGCCGCGGCGGGCATCGCCACCCTGGCGTTTGACTACCTTCACACCGGCGCCTCAGAAGGCGCGCCGCGGCAACGTTTTTCGATACGGCGCCAATGCCGGGACGTGCACGCCGCGCTGAACCACGTACGTGCACATCCCGCTGTCGACGCGGGCCGGATCGGCCTGTGGGGCACCAGCCTCGGTGGCATGAACGCGGTGCGGGTGGCCGCCGAGCGCAACGACATCGCCGCAGCCGTCGTCCAATGCCCGATCGTGCACGGGCCCGCGGCGGCCCGCAGTCTGGGCCTGCCCGGCACACTGCGGATGGCCCCGGCGATCGGCGCTGACGCGCTGCGCGCACTGGCGCGGCGCGGTCGTCATTACGTTCCGATCGTCGGGCCGCCCGGCGGCAAGGCCATGGTCACCGCGCCCGACGCCGAGTCCGGCTGGAATTCCACGGTGCCGCCCGGCGGAAGTTTCGACAACCGGATCGCCGCGGCGGACATGACGGGGGTGGTGATTGCCTCCGCGTTGCGTCATGCGCGCCGGATATCGGCGCCGCTGCTGGTGTGCGTATGTGACCGGGAAAACCTCATGGACCCGCGCTACGCGGCGCTGGTGGCCGCACGTGCCCCACTGGGCGTTGCCCGGCACTACGATTCCGACCACTTCGCGATCTACCATCCACCGCTGGTGAGTCGGGTGCTCGCTGATCAGACCGCATTCCTCAGGGAGCACCTCGGTGTCCGCGCGTGA